The following proteins are encoded in a genomic region of Nicotiana sylvestris chromosome 4, ASM39365v2, whole genome shotgun sequence:
- the LOC104221145 gene encoding uncharacterized protein codes for MQGQLQEVVAQKQSEEIEHPMTRDEILSTIFGERTGYVRGKGYGKKPPKKSNTQHANIESSVSLAMKIVRQEMQAEMDRKLQEEREQMATELKRNMELELQRKLAEKREHANAEVQRKLAEEREHANVEVGKRIHLEVDKRMHEQFASFMIRMQQQALLLLFPGKIQHIICMGNICIKINKE; via the exons ATGCAGGGTCAACTTCAGGAAGTTGTCGCTCAGAAACAATCTGAAGAGATCGAGCATCCCATGACTAGAGATGAGATTTTATCCACCATTTTTGGTGAGAGAACAGGTTATGTTCGCGGAAAAGGATACGGAAAGAAGCCTCCTAAAAAGAGTAACACGCAGCATGCAAACATAGAGTCTAGCGTGTCTTTAGCTATGAAAATTGTGCGTCAAGAGATGCAAGCCGAGATGGATAGGAAGTTGCAAGAAGAACGTGAACAAATGGCCACTGAGTTGAAAAGAAATATGGAGCTTGAGTTGCAAAGGAAGTTGGCAGAGAAGCGTGAACACGCAAATGCAGAAGTGCAAAGGAAGTTGGCAGAGGAGCGTGAACATGCAAATGTAGAAGTAGGAAAGAGGATCCATCTAGAAGTGGACAAGAGGATGCATGAACAATTTGCTAGTTTCATGATCAGAATGCAACAACAG GCGTTGCTGCTGCTCTTCCCTGGAAAGATTCAGCATATCATCTGTATGGGTAACATATGCATTAAA ATAAATAAAGAGTAA